A stretch of Aureispira sp. CCB-E DNA encodes these proteins:
- a CDS encoding bifunctional (p)ppGpp synthetase/guanosine-3',5'-bis(diphosphate) 3'-pyrophosphohydrolase: METNFNIKFPYEEDITQEEDKQIHLAYRKMCRSIRTPLNEEHKASIKKAYLLARLAHSQQRRKSGELYIFHPIEVARICAAELGLGPTSIKAALLHDVVEDTPVSLEDLASEFGENIAMIVDGLTKFSSLANVSEENIHSPQAENFKKILLTISKDVRVVLIKMADRLHNMRTLGSMPQHKQLKIASETSFIYAPLAHRLGFYNIKNEMEDLCLKIKEPEHYEFIIQKLQETANEREQYITQFLKPIKKAIKKKHNIQNFRVFGRAKSVSSISNKLKTKQVPFEEIYDLFAIRIIADVPISEEKSICWSMYSIITDSYTPVPERLKDWISTPKSNGYESLHTTVMGPQGRFVEVQIRSERMDEVAERGYAAHWRYKGIKQQENIFENWLSKAREMLENPDNDAIDFLNDFKSSLFAEEVYVFTPQGEMRFFPKGATALDFAFDIHTEVGYHCKSIKVSQRIVPLSYELKNGDQLYIITSSTQKPTEDWLKIVKTGKARSKIRQALKEEKLKWGSLGKETLDRKFKSLKLTEHVEDNIDTLVKYFGASNRLDLYFGIYSEQYNLNEIKLLKLENGKLFPEKAESDDKANSEQQTKIKTKVPLRARRNFKGTPKLLIDGQDASNFVNSLATCCNPVLGDDIFAYVTSKHGIKIHRTTCPNAEYLQATFGYRIKRAEWVDTANTSFIAELLITGMDDMGVVQSLSSIITDKHKLNMRGFSMNGKEGHFEGKVTVVVKNKDQLNELIIELKKLKQVNTVARIQ; this comes from the coding sequence ATGGAGACAAATTTTAATATAAAATTCCCCTACGAAGAAGACATTACCCAAGAAGAAGACAAACAAATTCATCTAGCTTATCGAAAGATGTGCCGTTCTATTCGAACGCCATTAAATGAAGAACACAAAGCTTCTATCAAAAAAGCATACCTATTGGCTCGTCTCGCTCATTCTCAGCAGCGCAGAAAATCAGGCGAGTTGTACATTTTTCATCCCATTGAGGTAGCACGAATTTGTGCGGCGGAGTTAGGGCTAGGTCCAACATCCATCAAAGCAGCACTCTTGCACGATGTTGTTGAGGACACGCCTGTTAGTTTGGAAGATCTAGCCAGTGAATTTGGCGAAAATATAGCCATGATTGTTGATGGATTAACAAAGTTTAGCAGCTTGGCAAATGTCAGTGAAGAAAATATACATAGTCCACAAGCCGAAAATTTCAAAAAAATCTTGTTGACCATCTCAAAAGATGTTCGGGTTGTTTTGATCAAAATGGCTGATCGACTACACAATATGCGTACATTAGGTTCCATGCCTCAACACAAACAGCTAAAAATAGCTTCCGAAACATCCTTCATTTATGCTCCTTTAGCACATCGACTGGGTTTTTATAATATAAAAAATGAGATGGAGGACCTTTGTTTAAAAATAAAAGAACCAGAGCATTATGAGTTTATCATTCAAAAATTGCAAGAAACAGCCAACGAGCGGGAGCAATATATCACACAATTTTTGAAACCGATAAAAAAAGCAATCAAGAAAAAACACAACATTCAGAATTTTAGAGTTTTTGGTAGAGCCAAGTCGGTCTCTTCTATTAGTAATAAACTAAAAACAAAACAGGTTCCTTTTGAAGAAATCTATGATTTGTTTGCCATTCGAATTATTGCTGATGTTCCTATTTCTGAAGAGAAATCAATTTGTTGGAGTATGTATTCTATTATAACAGATAGCTATACTCCCGTTCCTGAACGATTGAAAGATTGGATTTCAACACCAAAATCAAATGGTTACGAGTCCCTGCATACGACTGTAATGGGACCGCAAGGTCGTTTTGTAGAAGTGCAAATCCGAAGTGAAAGAATGGATGAGGTTGCCGAACGTGGTTATGCGGCACATTGGCGTTACAAAGGCATCAAACAACAAGAAAATATTTTCGAAAATTGGCTGAGTAAGGCAAGAGAAATGCTAGAAAATCCTGACAATGATGCCATCGACTTTTTAAATGATTTTAAATCAAGCCTCTTTGCCGAAGAGGTCTATGTTTTTACACCTCAAGGAGAAATGCGTTTCTTCCCCAAAGGGGCTACTGCTTTGGATTTTGCTTTTGATATCCACACTGAGGTTGGTTACCATTGTAAATCTATTAAGGTCTCACAACGTATTGTTCCTTTGAGTTACGAGCTAAAAAATGGTGATCAACTCTATATTATTACTAGTTCTACTCAAAAACCAACAGAGGATTGGCTCAAAATTGTCAAAACAGGAAAAGCTCGTTCTAAAATTCGACAAGCGCTCAAAGAAGAGAAACTAAAATGGGGCTCTTTGGGGAAAGAAACATTGGATCGAAAGTTCAAGTCCCTAAAATTAACAGAACACGTAGAGGACAACATTGATACTTTGGTCAAATACTTTGGAGCATCCAATCGTTTGGATTTATATTTTGGAATATATTCTGAACAATACAACCTGAACGAAATAAAGTTGTTAAAGTTAGAGAATGGTAAATTGTTTCCCGAAAAAGCAGAATCTGACGATAAAGCTAATTCTGAACAACAAACCAAAATAAAAACAAAGGTTCCTTTAAGGGCTCGACGAAATTTTAAGGGAACGCCCAAACTCTTGATTGACGGTCAAGATGCCAGTAATTTTGTCAATTCTTTGGCTACTTGTTGTAATCCTGTGTTGGGGGATGATATTTTTGCTTATGTAACGTCTAAACATGGTATTAAAATTCACCGCACGACTTGTCCCAATGCAGAGTATCTACAAGCTACTTTTGGTTATAGAATCAAACGTGCCGAATGGGTCGATACAGCCAATACATCGTTTATTGCAGAACTTCTAATTACGGGGATGGATGATATGGGCGTTGTTCAAAGTTTGTCTAGTATTATCACGGATAAACACAAACTAAATATGCGTGGATTTTCAATGAATGGAAAAGAAGGGCACTTTGAGGGCAAAGTTACTGTTGTAGTAAAAAATAAAGATCAATTAAACGAATTGATTATTGAATTAAAAAAGTTAAAACAAGTAAATACTGTCGCTAGAATTCAATAA
- the sucC gene encoding ADP-forming succinate--CoA ligase subunit beta — MNLHEYQAKELLASYGVPIQRGVVVENLDDIETAFAKLKEETGTSWCVVKAQIHAGGRGKGGGVKLAKNMDELKTHAGNILGMMLKTPQTPGGMDGEGKLVRKILITEDVYYPDADGNMDVNEFYYSILMDRERKCNVIVYSTEGGMDIEKVAEETPHLVHKEYIHPHLGLQAYQTRNIASNLGLEGDAFKAMTKFVAATYKAFVGADASLVEINPCLKTSDNKIVAADSKASLDENALFRHPDLAALRDVHEEDPAEVEAKEHGLSFIKLDGNVGCMVNGAGLAMSTMDIIKLCGGEPANFLDVGGTADAKRVETAFRIILKDENVKAILINIFGGIVRCDRVAQGVVDAYQNIGDINVPIIVRLQGTNAEIAKQLIDDSGLDVHSAVTLQEAADKVTELVG, encoded by the coding sequence ATGAATCTGCATGAATATCAAGCCAAAGAACTATTAGCTAGTTATGGCGTGCCTATCCAACGCGGTGTTGTCGTTGAAAATCTAGACGATATCGAAACTGCATTTGCTAAATTAAAAGAAGAAACAGGCACTAGTTGGTGTGTTGTTAAAGCGCAAATCCACGCTGGAGGACGCGGAAAAGGCGGTGGAGTTAAGTTGGCCAAAAACATGGACGAATTAAAAACACATGCTGGTAATATCTTAGGTATGATGTTAAAAACACCTCAAACTCCTGGTGGAATGGATGGTGAGGGTAAATTGGTTCGCAAGATTCTAATTACAGAGGATGTTTATTATCCAGATGCGGATGGTAACATGGATGTGAACGAATTTTACTATTCTATCTTGATGGACAGAGAGCGTAAATGTAATGTAATCGTATATTCTACGGAAGGTGGTATGGATATCGAGAAAGTAGCAGAAGAAACGCCACATTTGGTACATAAAGAATATATTCACCCTCATTTAGGTTTGCAAGCGTACCAAACACGTAATATTGCAAGCAATTTAGGTCTTGAAGGAGATGCATTCAAAGCAATGACAAAATTTGTTGCGGCAACATATAAAGCTTTTGTAGGAGCTGATGCTTCTTTGGTAGAAATCAATCCTTGTTTGAAAACTTCAGATAACAAAATTGTTGCTGCTGACTCTAAGGCTTCTCTAGATGAAAATGCATTGTTCCGTCATCCAGACTTGGCGGCTCTACGTGATGTACACGAAGAAGATCCTGCTGAGGTAGAAGCTAAAGAACATGGCTTAAGCTTTATTAAGTTGGATGGAAACGTAGGTTGTATGGTAAATGGTGCTGGTTTGGCAATGTCTACGATGGATATTATCAAATTATGTGGTGGCGAGCCTGCTAACTTCCTAGATGTAGGAGGTACTGCTGATGCAAAGCGTGTTGAAACTGCTTTCCGTATCATTTTGAAAGACGAAAATGTAAAGGCAATTTTGATTAATATTTTTGGTGGAATTGTTCGTTGTGACCGTGTGGCACAAGGTGTTGTTGATGCTTACCAAAATATTGGTGATATCAATGTTCCAATCATTGTACGTTTACAAGGAACTAATGCAGAAATCGCTAAGCAATTAATCGACGATTCTGGGCTGGATGTACATTCTGCTGTAACTCTACAAGAGGCTGCTGATAAAGTAACTGAATTGGTAGGTTAA
- a CDS encoding M43 family zinc metalloprotease, protein MEKLFPVICILFLQTFSLWGQPNDVVATLAAESKKVTRCFTNEKVAEAIQKNAVLRKRKAVTEARINRYIEQEKLAFKGRNAPPVYTIPVVVHIVYRTAAQNISDQRVYEQLQVLNEDYRRTNADASNVPTTFAGVVADTEIEFCLATKDPNNNATTGITRTQTSVNNIGNGSAYYSTAAGGIDIWDPNKYLNIWVCELGGGVLGFTYTPGSAPNGADGVVIGYQYFGKTGATAPYNGGRTTTHEVGHWLNLQHVWGPGNGGCNQDDGVTDTPLQDQAYSGCPTHPATSCGSADMFMNFMDYVNDNCMNSFTAGQKTRMRAAIAVARPGLLTSQACVIASHDAGIYAINHPSGAMCTNSFVPEVTIKNYGASPLTSAVINYQIDGGMVMTQNWTGNLPTTQTALVQLPQQTVTNGAHMITVWTSLPNGNADGDSNNDQNSTPFTVSVGGLALPFSEGFEGATFPAVGWSASNPDNDVTWARTTVASKTGGASMFMDNWDYPANGEKDWISLPALNMSNSSTVTMTFELAYALYSASGFSDTLRLWASDDCGQTWTKIYEKAGTALATVANLQASEFVPTTGDWRKETIDLSVYKNASNVQIQFEHVCDYENNLYVDDINITNTPGLNVTTLNQTKGNLNIYPNPTTGQLNVDVQLPKQAALVITVYNALGQEVGQLWDENVIGGNYKLNLSDLTSGVYHIQVAGGGTRMMQKVVLK, encoded by the coding sequence ATGGAAAAGTTATTCCCAGTTATTTGCATTCTATTCCTACAGACGTTCTCATTGTGGGGGCAGCCAAACGATGTTGTTGCTACTTTGGCAGCAGAGTCTAAGAAAGTTACTCGTTGTTTTACCAATGAAAAAGTAGCAGAAGCTATTCAAAAAAATGCTGTTCTTAGAAAACGAAAGGCTGTGACAGAAGCAAGAATCAATCGCTACATAGAGCAAGAAAAGCTTGCATTTAAAGGGAGAAATGCACCACCTGTTTATACTATTCCTGTTGTGGTACACATCGTATACCGAACAGCGGCACAGAATATTTCAGACCAACGAGTTTATGAACAATTGCAGGTTTTGAATGAAGATTATAGAAGGACAAACGCCGATGCAAGTAATGTTCCTACTACCTTTGCTGGGGTTGTCGCCGATACAGAGATTGAGTTTTGTCTAGCGACCAAAGATCCTAACAATAATGCAACAACAGGGATTACACGAACTCAAACGTCTGTTAATAATATTGGCAATGGTAGTGCTTATTACTCCACAGCGGCAGGAGGGATCGATATATGGGACCCCAATAAATACTTAAATATATGGGTTTGCGAACTTGGCGGTGGAGTTTTGGGATTCACGTACACGCCCGGAAGTGCACCTAATGGTGCCGATGGAGTTGTTATTGGATATCAATATTTTGGTAAAACAGGAGCAACAGCACCTTATAATGGAGGTCGAACAACTACTCATGAAGTAGGACATTGGTTGAATTTGCAACATGTTTGGGGACCAGGAAATGGAGGCTGCAATCAAGATGATGGAGTGACCGATACTCCTTTGCAAGATCAAGCATACAGTGGTTGCCCCACACACCCTGCTACGTCTTGTGGATCTGCTGATATGTTTATGAACTTTATGGATTATGTGAATGACAATTGTATGAATTCGTTTACTGCTGGACAAAAAACTAGGATGAGAGCTGCTATTGCTGTTGCTCGACCTGGCTTATTGACATCACAAGCTTGTGTTATTGCTAGCCATGATGCTGGAATTTATGCCATTAACCATCCTAGTGGAGCAATGTGTACGAATTCTTTTGTACCAGAGGTGACCATTAAAAATTATGGAGCATCTCCCTTGACTTCTGCTGTAATTAACTACCAAATTGATGGGGGCATGGTGATGACTCAAAACTGGACAGGAAATTTGCCAACAACACAAACGGCTTTGGTTCAGTTGCCACAACAAACAGTAACAAATGGTGCTCATATGATAACCGTTTGGACTTCCTTGCCCAATGGCAATGCAGATGGAGACTCGAATAACGACCAAAACTCAACGCCTTTTACGGTCTCTGTTGGAGGACTAGCCTTACCGTTTTCAGAAGGTTTTGAAGGAGCTACTTTTCCTGCTGTAGGTTGGAGCGCATCTAACCCTGATAATGATGTTACTTGGGCACGAACAACAGTGGCATCAAAAACAGGAGGTGCTTCTATGTTTATGGATAATTGGGATTATCCTGCCAATGGTGAAAAGGATTGGATTTCACTGCCTGCTCTTAATATGAGCAATTCATCTACGGTAACCATGACGTTTGAATTAGCCTATGCCTTGTATTCTGCCTCTGGTTTTAGTGATACTTTGCGTCTTTGGGCTTCTGATGACTGTGGGCAGACTTGGACGAAAATCTATGAAAAAGCAGGCACTGCTTTAGCAACTGTTGCCAATCTGCAAGCCTCGGAATTTGTTCCAACGACTGGAGATTGGAGGAAGGAAACCATTGATTTGTCGGTTTATAAGAATGCCTCTAATGTTCAAATTCAATTTGAGCATGTTTGCGATTATGAAAATAATTTGTACGTAGATGATATTAACATTACGAATACGCCTGGACTAAACGTAACAACCTTAAACCAAACTAAAGGCAACCTAAATATATATCCCAATCCAACAACAGGTCAATTAAATGTTGATGTCCAGTTGCCCAAACAAGCAGCTCTTGTTATTACGGTGTACAATGCTTTAGGACAAGAAGTAGGGCAGCTATGGGATGAAAATGTGATTGGTGGAAATTATAAATTAAACCTTTCTGATTTGACATCAGGGGTTTACCACATACAGGTGGCAGGCGGAGGAACAAGAATGATGCAAAAAGTAGTCTTGAAATAG
- the thiL gene encoding thiamine-phosphate kinase gives MARTELSDLGEFGLIEFLTKDVNLKNKSSIRGIGDDAAIVDHGTQKTVISTDLLVENIHFDLVYTPLKHLGYKAVVVNLSDIYAMNARPTQITVSLAISNRFSVEAVHEIYKGIHAACELYGVDLIGGDTTSSVQGLTISITALGVADEDKLVYRDTAQVGDLVCVTGFLGGAYVGLQLLEREKQIYLENPNMQPDLENKDYIVGRLLKPEARKDIFEFFEKANLLPTSMIDISDGLSSDLLHICRMSDVGAFIEEKSLPIAQETSVKAIDFKLPPTTCALHGGEDYELLFTIKPEDAEKIRYNMDIRIIGEITKPEDGINLHTSGGSIKELIAQGWRHH, from the coding sequence ATGGCAAGAACAGAACTTAGCGATTTAGGAGAATTTGGATTGATAGAATTCTTGACCAAAGACGTCAACCTAAAAAACAAATCATCCATACGAGGTATTGGCGACGATGCCGCTATTGTCGATCATGGAACTCAAAAAACAGTTATTTCTACAGACTTGTTGGTAGAAAATATCCACTTTGACTTGGTGTACACACCGCTCAAGCACTTGGGATACAAAGCTGTCGTTGTAAATTTATCGGATATTTATGCAATGAATGCCCGACCGACACAAATTACAGTTTCTTTAGCAATTTCCAATCGTTTTTCCGTAGAAGCGGTGCATGAAATCTACAAAGGTATTCATGCGGCTTGTGAATTGTATGGTGTGGATTTAATTGGAGGAGACACCACCTCTTCCGTCCAAGGACTAACCATTAGTATTACCGCATTGGGAGTAGCCGATGAAGACAAATTGGTTTATCGAGATACGGCTCAAGTTGGTGATTTGGTTTGTGTAACAGGCTTTTTAGGAGGTGCTTATGTTGGTTTGCAATTATTGGAGCGAGAAAAACAAATTTATTTGGAAAATCCTAATATGCAACCAGACTTGGAGAATAAAGATTATATCGTTGGGCGTTTGTTGAAACCAGAGGCTCGAAAAGACATTTTTGAATTTTTCGAAAAAGCTAACTTGCTACCAACCTCCATGATTGATATCTCTGATGGTTTATCTTCTGACTTGTTGCATATTTGTCGCATGTCTGATGTTGGTGCTTTTATAGAGGAAAAAAGTTTGCCCATTGCACAAGAAACCTCTGTCAAAGCAATTGATTTCAAACTGCCTCCTACAACTTGTGCTTTGCATGGTGGCGAGGACTACGAGCTTCTTTTTACAATCAAACCTGAGGATGCTGAAAAGATTCGATATAATATGGACATTCGCATCATTGGAGAAATTACAAAACCTGAAGATGGCATCAATCTACATACATCAGGTGGAAGCATTAAGGAATTGATTGCTCAAGGATGGCGCCATCATTAG
- a CDS encoding MBL fold metallo-hydrolase, translating to MAQVHFFTFSPFAENTYLIYDETKECILIDPGCYTEDERNTLSSFIQENNLTPVRLINTHCHLDHVFGNRYVAEKYQLPLEIHEGELPVLESVPVVSQMYGIPNVQQSPDPDPERFIQEGDTITFGNTTLHVLFTPGHSPASVSFYCKEDNFIIGGDVLFQGSIGRTDLPGGNMDTLMNSIFKHFLTLPDNTTVYSGHGSPTTVGAEKKHNPFILQYAK from the coding sequence ATGGCACAGGTTCATTTTTTTACATTTAGCCCCTTTGCAGAAAACACATACCTTATTTATGATGAGACTAAGGAATGTATCCTTATTGATCCAGGATGTTATACAGAAGACGAGCGCAATACACTGAGTTCTTTTATTCAAGAAAATAACCTTACTCCAGTTCGTTTAATCAACACACATTGTCATTTAGATCACGTTTTTGGCAACCGTTACGTAGCAGAGAAGTACCAACTTCCTTTAGAAATTCATGAAGGAGAATTGCCTGTTCTAGAATCGGTTCCTGTAGTTTCTCAGATGTACGGTATTCCGAATGTACAACAATCTCCTGATCCTGACCCAGAGAGATTTATCCAAGAGGGCGATACCATTACATTTGGCAATACGACGCTACATGTTTTGTTCACTCCTGGGCATTCTCCCGCCTCCGTTTCTTTTTATTGCAAAGAAGATAACTTTATCATTGGTGGAGATGTTTTATTTCAAGGTAGCATTGGACGAACTGATTTGCCAGGAGGTAATATGGACACCTTAATGAACAGTATTTTTAAGCACTTCTTGACCTTACCAGATAATACAACTGTTTACTCTGGTCATGGAAGCCCAACTACCGTTGGAGCAGAAAAGAAGCATAATCCTTTTATTTTGCAATATGCGAAATAG
- a CDS encoding T9SS C-terminal target domain-containing protein, giving the protein MKFLLSIAILIFTFNSVFAIDAPTQEDKMVAVILIMDDGEDDQQVVATLYTSLMAAEKVAKVLDIEMQAEDEVNDDVFVFALKSEEQKNLTMKMFDEEGYQLAANRNIQVQDGNNYNALNVKTLEDGTYQFILMDENGAEKKKTITINRNK; this is encoded by the coding sequence ATGAAATTTCTATTATCAATAGCCATATTAATATTCACGTTTAACTCGGTCTTTGCCATAGATGCACCTACTCAAGAAGATAAAATGGTAGCTGTTATTCTTATAATGGACGACGGAGAGGATGATCAACAAGTTGTGGCAACTCTATACACCTCTTTAATGGCAGCTGAAAAAGTTGCTAAGGTATTAGACATCGAAATGCAGGCAGAAGACGAAGTCAACGATGATGTATTCGTTTTTGCATTAAAATCAGAGGAACAAAAAAATCTGACCATGAAGATGTTTGATGAAGAAGGGTATCAACTGGCTGCCAATCGTAATATACAAGTCCAAGACGGCAACAATTATAATGCGTTAAATGTAAAAACGCTAGAGGACGGAACCTATCAATTTATATTAATGGATGAAAATGGTGCAGAAAAGAAAAAAACAATAACTATTAATCGAAATAAATAG
- a CDS encoding amidase: MKQKMHAFDIGILGTMDATEIAEQIKKGAISSKEAVHCAIERAQALNPTLNAIVTDCFEKPVVQKEEKDAYFKGVPTFIKDLTHVEGLPTLHGSLGVPAVPQKKNEKNTQQVLSTGCVVLGKSSTSEFGLLPAVETLQQGTTLNPIHLNYSTGGSSGGAGALVASGIVPFAHAADGGGSIRIPAACCGLVGLKPSRGRDMESPTSMLPIDIVCQGIVSRTVRDSANYYAAAETYYANPQLPKIGWIDRPLQKRLKIGVFTETPTQIKSHPEVDDVTLSAGRFCESLGHQVELISNPFTQETKIDFLAYWSFITYMLYRFGKVSYGIGFNNSKLEVFTTQMAKVYPKVMFSTAKSIKRLKKFTNYYNSLYDQYDVLLSPVLSHPVPEIGYFSPENNFFASIEKLSQYVNYTTFQNVTGAPAISLPMGQCKNGLPLGVQLAGKLGDDRQLLELAWEIEEKGGLMDWTKIIQANHCIKS, from the coding sequence ATGAAACAGAAAATGCATGCTTTTGATATTGGTATTTTAGGAACAATGGATGCTACAGAAATAGCCGAGCAAATTAAGAAAGGTGCCATTAGTTCTAAAGAAGCGGTTCATTGTGCTATAGAACGTGCCCAAGCACTAAATCCAACGCTCAATGCAATTGTAACGGATTGTTTTGAAAAGCCTGTTGTTCAAAAAGAAGAGAAGGATGCTTATTTTAAAGGAGTGCCTACTTTTATCAAAGATTTGACACATGTAGAAGGTTTACCAACCTTACATGGCTCTTTGGGAGTACCTGCGGTACCTCAGAAAAAAAATGAAAAAAATACTCAACAGGTATTATCTACTGGATGTGTTGTTTTAGGTAAATCAAGTACTTCGGAATTTGGGCTTTTGCCAGCAGTAGAAACCTTACAGCAAGGAACAACACTTAATCCAATCCACTTAAATTATTCGACAGGAGGTTCGTCTGGAGGAGCAGGAGCTTTAGTTGCATCGGGAATAGTACCGTTTGCACATGCCGCAGATGGTGGCGGCTCTATTCGAATTCCTGCTGCTTGTTGTGGGCTTGTTGGGCTAAAACCAAGTAGAGGGCGAGATATGGAATCGCCTACTTCTATGTTGCCTATTGATATTGTTTGTCAAGGAATTGTTTCTAGAACAGTTCGAGACTCTGCTAATTACTATGCAGCAGCTGAAACCTATTATGCCAATCCTCAATTGCCTAAGATTGGCTGGATTGATCGCCCGCTTCAAAAGCGATTAAAAATAGGTGTCTTTACAGAAACACCAACCCAAATCAAAAGCCATCCAGAAGTCGATGATGTTACTTTATCGGCAGGAAGATTTTGTGAAAGTTTGGGGCATCAAGTAGAGTTAATTTCAAATCCATTTACACAAGAAACCAAAATTGATTTTTTGGCTTATTGGAGTTTTATTACCTATATGTTGTATCGATTTGGAAAGGTTTCTTATGGAATAGGTTTTAATAATTCGAAATTGGAGGTTTTTACAACTCAAATGGCAAAGGTTTATCCTAAAGTGATGTTTAGCACTGCTAAGAGTATTAAACGTTTGAAAAAATTTACGAATTATTATAATAGTCTATATGATCAATACGATGTCTTGCTGAGTCCTGTCTTGTCCCATCCTGTACCTGAGATTGGGTATTTTAGCCCAGAGAACAATTTCTTTGCTAGTATAGAAAAACTGAGCCAATATGTAAATTATACAACGTTTCAGAATGTAACAGGAGCCCCTGCCATTTCTTTGCCAATGGGGCAATGTAAAAACGGCTTGCCTTTGGGAGTGCAGTTGGCTGGGAAATTGGGCGATGATCGCCAATTATTAGAATTAGCATGGGAAATAGAAGAAAAAGGTGGATTGATGGATTGGACAAAAATAATTCAAGCAAACCATTGTATTAAAAGTTAG
- a CDS encoding NAD(P)/FAD-dependent oxidoreductase produces MGNSKKRSAYPQQTEEKYAIIGGGPAGLSGAKALKELGIAFDGFEMGNDFGGLWNITNPRSTMYESAHLISSKTTTQFLDFPMPEGTPDYPSHQLMRQYFIDYATHFKLYDHYYFHTKVERVEKNGAQWAITLSNPEWGSKTYQYKGVILANGTLSEPNVPTFKGNYTGEMMHSAAYKKASIFKGKNVLVIGAGNSGCDIVVDAVHYADKIDISVRRGYYFVPKYVFGKPSDTIGGKIKLPRRLKQSFDNKLLKWFTGDPERFGFPKPTYKMYESHPVVNTLILHHIGQGDVKVQKDIDYMKNKEVYFKDGHSEQYDLIVLATGYKLHYPFIDKKHLNWSGMAPELYLKIFHPEYDNLFVLGMIEATGLGWEGRYEQARLMAHYIKGMEEKSSKALAFKKKKRGKQPDLSGGYNYLKLERMSFYVHKDTYRNLVNKETKALQKG; encoded by the coding sequence ATGGGAAATTCTAAAAAACGATCAGCATACCCACAGCAAACAGAAGAAAAATATGCTATTATAGGAGGGGGACCAGCAGGCTTGTCTGGTGCAAAGGCTTTAAAGGAGTTAGGAATTGCTTTTGATGGTTTTGAAATGGGCAATGATTTTGGAGGCTTGTGGAATATTACCAACCCACGAAGTACCATGTATGAATCTGCGCATTTGATTTCGTCTAAAACAACCACTCAGTTTTTAGATTTCCCCATGCCAGAAGGTACACCTGATTATCCGAGTCATCAATTAATGCGTCAGTATTTTATAGACTATGCTACCCATTTTAAACTATACGATCATTATTATTTTCATACTAAAGTAGAGCGAGTAGAAAAAAATGGAGCGCAATGGGCGATCACATTGAGCAATCCTGAATGGGGAAGCAAGACGTACCAATACAAAGGCGTTATCTTGGCCAATGGAACTTTGTCTGAGCCGAATGTCCCAACATTTAAGGGCAACTACACGGGAGAAATGATGCATTCGGCAGCTTATAAAAAAGCTTCTATATTCAAAGGAAAAAATGTGTTGGTCATTGGGGCGGGTAATAGTGGTTGCGATATCGTAGTAGATGCGGTACATTACGCAGATAAGATAGATATTAGTGTACGTAGAGGGTATTATTTTGTCCCTAAATATGTGTTTGGAAAACCTTCGGATACGATTGGAGGAAAAATCAAGCTTCCTCGTCGGTTAAAACAATCGTTTGATAATAAATTGCTAAAGTGGTTTACAGGAGATCCTGAACGATTTGGGTTTCCAAAACCAACTTATAAGATGTATGAATCTCATCCTGTCGTGAATACCTTGATTTTGCATCACATTGGTCAAGGGGATGTAAAGGTGCAGAAGGATATTGATTATATGAAGAACAAGGAGGTTTATTTTAAAGATGGGCATTCGGAGCAATATGATTTAATTGTGTTGGCAACAGGTTATAAGTTGCATTATCCTTTTATTGATAAAAAACACCTTAACTGGTCGGGAATGGCACCAGAACTTTACCTTAAGATTTTTCATCCAGAGTATGATAATTTGTTTGTGTTAGGAATGATCGAAGCAACAGGTTTGGGGTGGGAAGGGCGTTATGAGCAAGCTCGTCTAATGGCACATTATATCAAAGGAATGGAAGAGAAAAGTTCTAAAGCTTTGGCGTTTAAAAAGAAGAAGCGTGGCAAACAGCCCGATTTGAGTGGAGGGTACAACTATTTAAAATTAGAACGGATGTCTTTTTATGTCCACAAAGATACCTATAGAAATTTGGTGAATAAAGAAACAAAAGCATTACAAAAAGGATAG